AGGCGAAACGCTGGTCACATTGCAGTTGTTTAGCGAATACCTGCAGGCGACCCAAACCTCGCTATTCAAAGCAACCCAGGAGATATCCCTCACAAAAGCCGAACTTGACAGGGTTTCGGGCTTGGCGAACGTGGGAGGCGTTTCAGGTAATCGGCTGATCGAGCTGCGAAACGAGATCAAAAGGCAACAGACGCAGGTGCAAGCCTCTCGACAGGAGTTGTTAACTCGCGGTCTAAGTCCACAGCAAATCGCCCAGATCGAATCAGGAACCTTTGTGTCGACGATCGAGATCGTTGCACCGCAGCCTAGGCCTCTGGATTCCGGTAATGCCGCGGACAGTGTTGCGTTGCTACCGTCTGAAGGGGCAACCGGAACCGAACTCGGTGGCAACTCGATCGCCTATGAGGTTCAGCAGCTTCCCGTCGAACTCGGGCAAACAGTGCAGGCCGGCCAGGTTCTCGCGAATTTGTCGAACCATCAATCGCTATACGTTGTCGGCCATGCCTTTAAGCGTGAGGCCCGATTCTTGGAGGTCGCTGCGCAACAAGGTCGAGAGATTCAAGTTGAGTTCGCAGATGACTCGCCAGACAACTGGAGTGATCAAAATCAATCGTTCGTGATTCGTCACCTTTCCAATTCGATCGATCCTGAAAGTCGTACTTTCGATTTCTTTATTCCGTTGTCCAACCAGTCGCGCACGTATCAAAACAACGGTGAAACGTTTTTGGTTTGGCGGTATCGTCCCGGTCAGCGAACCAGGATTCATGTCCCTGTCGAAAAACTGGAAAACGTCCTCGTTATTCCTGCAGA
This genomic interval from Stieleria sp. JC731 contains the following:
- a CDS encoding efflux RND transporter periplasmic adaptor subunit, which translates into the protein MFRSTLMPHASPSNAAASESGSATSDLKVLELNSQARKNLELVSKSVKPTDYWRVVTIPGMVQDRPGVSDRGVTSPAVGVVSKIHVFPGDTVRPGETLVTLQLFSEYLQATQTSLFKATQEISLTKAELDRVSGLANVGGVSGNRLIELRNEIKRQQTQVQASRQELLTRGLSPQQIAQIESGTFVSTIEIVAPQPRPLDSGNAADSVALLPSEGATGTELGGNSIAYEVQQLPVELGQTVQAGQVLANLSNHQSLYVVGHAFKREARFLEVAAQQGREIQVEFADDSPDNWSDQNQSFVIRHLSNSIDPESRTFDFFIPLSNQSRTYQNNGETFLVWRYRPGQRTRIHVPVEKLENVLVIPAEGVVTEGPESFVFRQNGDLFNQISVNVLYQDRRNVVIANDGSMTVGAYYAQNAAASLNRVLKAQSASGEQPGLHVHPDGTVHAAH